In Rattus norvegicus strain BN/NHsdMcwi chromosome 1, GRCr8, whole genome shotgun sequence, a genomic segment contains:
- the Micb gene encoding MHC class I-like protein MILL2 precursor (The RefSeq protein has 6 substitutions compared to this genomic sequence), with translation MEASSGTAGPAVLLLILALLLTESQGSRSQGTHTLRYDVTACFLEGSEQTRLLVLIYVDDELFLRYNGDRRSAKPWACWIKGHGGDETCAREVENLPKEEERLREMMAEMINQKGHDKGPYTLQATLGCELQRNGSTRGFWHLGYEGRNLLTFDQKTLTWTMDVPFTQQKKTFWEPRAPKADLVKTFLDETCPARLQRHLASLSNVLPDTGSPVVIVTCRNYPVGRITLTCRAFNLSSHVATLLWLRDGKPVQQDVFGPGTILPSGDGTYQTWVSIRVLPGQEPQFACNLRHSNRTIMQTAVSGESMGWPSASWATRQEAEGPHRTHNDHVVDGGLVTGNANKDSPDASSCATASAISAFPVVVLSVALPRAN, from the exons gaACCCACACTCTGCGCTATGATGTCACAGCCTGTTTTCTGGAGGGCTCTGAGCAGACCAGGCTCCTGGTCCTAATATACGTAGACGATGAGCTCTTCCTGAGGTacaatggagacaggaggagtgCAAAGCCCTGGGCATGCTGGATTAAGGGCCATGGGGGAGATGAGACGTGTACAAGAGAGGCTGAGAATCTGccgaaggaggaggagagactcAGGGAGATGATGGCTGATATGATAAACCAGAAGGGCCATGACAAAG GCCCATACACTCTTCAGGCAACCCTGGACTGTGAGCTTCAAAGAAACGGAAGCACTAGAGGCTTCTGGCACCTGGGCTACGAAGGGCGGAACCTCCTCACCTTCGACCAGAAGACTCTCACATGGACAATGGATGTGCCCTTCACCCAGCAGAAGAAGACGTTCTAGGAGCCACGTGCACCCAAAGCTGACCTAGTTAAGACGTTCTTGGATGAGACATGTCCTGCTCGGCTCCAGAGACACCTGGCTTCCTTGAGTAATGTTCTGCCGGATACAG gtTCCCCAGTGGTGATTGTGACCTGCAGGAATTATCCCGTGGGCAGGATCACGCTGACATGCCGGGCTTTTAATCTGAGTTCCCGTGTGGCCACCCTGCTCTGGCTTCGGGACGGGAAGCCGGTACAGCAGGATGTCTTTGGGCCTGGGACCATCCTGCCCAGTGGGGACGGGACCTACCAGACCTGGGTGTCCATTCGGGTTCTTCCTGGACAGGAACCACAGTTCGCCTGCAACCTGAGGCATAGCAACCGCACCATCATGCAGACCGCTGTCTCTGGCGAGAGCATGGGATGGCCATCTGCCTCATGGGCTACGAGGCAAGAGGCGGAAGGACCCCATAGGACACACAATGACCACGTGGTTGATGGCGGACTGGTTACGGGGAATGCTAATAAGGACAGTCCAGATGCTTCCAGCTGTGCTACAGCCTCAGCCATATCTGCGTTCCCCGTTGTCGTGTTGTCTGTGGCACTGCCCAGAGCCAACTGA
- the Ccdc61 gene encoding centrosomal protein CCDC61 isoform X1, whose translation MNGGQDARETEIWHLREQVTRLASEKRELEAQLGRSREEALAGRAARQEAESLRGLVRGLELELRQERGLGGRAAGRRSQDCRRLAKELEEVKASERNLRARLKTLNCELAMYRRGRRTLPAGAREDRALSSRERSTSRGRTATRSSSRESNRGARSHGRPAHPSPSPTGSRVPRFDPTAFVKAKEKKQREIRMKRQQQQQQQRNRMGSGGSGDGPSVSWSHQTRPPAAVTGRGDAANRSRNRSSSVDSFRSRCSSVSSCSELEDFSQSVSKSRRCRGRGKPPSPIPWSGSKTKSTTRERNNHQRHLASSGAWVPIKEYSSDYQGADMAEIDARLKALQEYMNRLDTRS comes from the exons ATGAATGGCGGCCAGGATGCTCGGGAGACAGAGATCTGGCATCTGAGGGAGCA GGTGACCCGCTTGGCGTCAGAGAAGCGGGAGCTGGAGGCGCAGCTGGGCCGCTCCCGAGAGGAGGCTCTGGCGGGTCGGGCAGCTCGCCAGGAAGCCGAGTCGCTGCGGGGGCTGGTGAGGggcctagagctggagttacggcAAGAGCGTGGCCTTGGGGGTCGGGCTGCTGGCCGCCGCAGCCAGGATTGTCGCAGACTAGCTAAGGAG CTCGAGGAGGTAAAGGCGTCAGAGCGCAATCTGCGTGCTAGGCTCAAGACTCTGAATTGCGAGCTGGCTATGTACCGAAGGGG GAGACGCACGTTGCCGGCTGGAGCCAGGGAGGACCGAGCTTTATCATCTCGGGAGCGCTCCACGTCTCGTGGTCGCACGGCCACTCGCTCCTCATCGCGGGAGAGCAACCGCGGAGCCCGGAGTCACGGCCGGCCAGCACACCCCTCACCCTCACCTACAG GTAGTCGTGTGCCCCGTTTTGACCCCACAGCCTTCGTGAAAGCCaaagagaagaagcagagagagatcaGGATGAA gcggcagcagcagcagcagcagcagcggaaCCGAATGGGCAGTGGAGGAAGCGGGGACGGTCCATCTGTCTCATGGTCTCACCAGACTCGGCCCCCTGCTGCTGTGACCGGCCGAGGGGATGCAGCTAACCGCTCCCGGAACCGCAGCTCCTCCG TGGACAGTTTCCGCAGCCGCTGCTCGTCAGTCAGCTCCTGCAGTGAGCTAGAGGATTTCTCCCAGTCAGTTTCCAAAAG TCGTCGTTGCCGTGGACGCGGGAAACCACCCAGCCCCATACCCTGGAGTGGGTCCAAGACG AAGTCTACCACTCGAGAACGCAACAATCACCAGAGACACTTGGCCAGCTCTGGGGCCTGGGTCCCCATCAAAG AGTACAGCTCCGACTACCAGGGAGCCGACATGGCTGAAATAGATGCCCGCCTGAAGGCTTTGCAGGAATACATGAACCGGCTGGACACACGGTCATGA
- the Pglyrp1 gene encoding peptidoglycan recognition protein 1 precursor (The RefSeq protein has 1 substitution compared to this genomic sequence), translated as MLFAWAPFPALLGLADSCCFVVPRSEWKALPSECSKGLKKPVRYVVISHTAGSFCSSPDSCEQQARNVQLYQMKQLGWCDVAYNFLIGEDGHVYEGRGWTIKGDHTGPIWNPMSIGITFMGDYSHRVPAKRALRAALNLLKCGVSEGFLRSNYEVKGHRDVQSTLSPGDQLYEIIQSWDHYRE; from the exons ATGTTGTTTGCCTGGGCTCTCTTCCCTGCCCTCCTGGGCCTGGCAGACTCCTGCTGTTTCGTCGTGCCCCGCAGTGAGTGGAAGGCCCTGCCATCCGAGTGCTCCAAGGGCCTGAAGAAACCAGTCCGCTACGTGGTGATCTCACACACAGCCGGCAGCTTCTGCAGTAGCCCAGACTCCTGTGAACAGCAGGCCCGCAATGTGCAGCTTTACCAAATGAAACAGCTGGGCTGGTGCGATGTAGCCTACAA CTTCCTCATTGGAGAGGATGGTCATGTCTACGAAGGCCGAGGCTGGACCATCAAGGGTGACCACACAGGGCCCATCTGGAACCCCATGTCTATCGGCATCACCTTCATGGGTGACTACTCAC ACCGGGTACCTGCAAAGCGGGCTCTCCGTGCTGCCCTAAATCTTCTGAAATGTGGGGTGTCTGAGGGCTTCCTGAGATCTAACTATGAGGTCAAAGGACATCGAGATGTGCAAAGCACTCTGTCTCCAGGTGACCAGCTCTACGAGATCATCCAAAGCTGGGACCACTACCGAGAGTGA